The window GAAggggaaaatgaaataaatattgaaCTGTGTTAACGATCGGGTCCGTTGTAAGCTTGTCTGAAGAATTGTCACGTTTGTAATAGACTTTTGTAACCCTCTAATGAATGGATAACAAAAAATGTTGGTTTATGAACTGTTAAATAAAGCATTACTGCCTTTTTCAGTGGTCATTTGGTGAGTTGCTCAGAATCAGTTTGTGCCGTAGGTCATCAGCACGCCTTACAGACCGTTGGCTTCTTCATCTGTGGGAGCGTTTCTGTGTTTTAAGACCTGTTTAAATTTCCAAACGGCATCTTTTCTATAATTCACTCTCTGTGGGGAGCGATACCAGACAGTGCATCTGAGCGAGGCTGTTTAAAGATGCCACCTGTGCAATCAAAAATCACCgagaagagaaaatgaggcTGTTTGTGAGCTCGCATCAAGCCTGTCAGATCAGCGGTCATCAAAGAAACGTCTCAAAGGTGAACTAGCTTACAGGCCATAAGCAGCTATAAACATGAAATCGATACAACAGTGTGTGTCACacatttgctgtattttaaTAAAGCTGGAGTAGTTCGAGCCTCCTGTGTCAGAAACACGAGTCGGCACgtgaaaaacatttttgcagTGAACCTGAGCCACTAATGGGTGTAGGTCCTTCAGCTAAAAGAGGACTGTGAGTGTTTCAGGGAACCTTTTAGACCGTTGTCAGAGCTGCAGTTCCCTTCAGATTCCACCTGCAGACAAAACCTGACACTGCTTTGCTGTTTCCTGGTGTATCTGTGGACCCTCTGCCTAGCTGgaacaaaaaataaagcaaatttgATTGTAGAATTGTCTCAAATAACACAAATCATATAAGCGTCTGATTTTTAAAGTGGGCAGAGCTTTTTAAACAAACTCAAACCACTTGTCAGAGATCATATTCATTCCTGCAGCATCCGTAAGTGTTTTTCCAGACGATTGAGATTTTCACCCCGCTGGTCTCCCAGGACGCTGGAGTGTGTGCATTAGCAGCCCTCTGTGAGGCGGACATGCAATGTGGGGATGGAGAGTGATGTTGCATATCTGAGGGCATTCTGCATGGTTCTCTCATAGGCATAACATGCAGTACAAGAGCAGATAGTTCTGCGCTGTCACTATTAATCACACACCACATCAACGCGGTGCTGTTACAAATGTGCTGAGGCTGATGGTGAAATGAAATGTGGACCAGCTAATAATGTCAACATTAAATCTCCACACAGAACTTTAAGTGCTATTTTAAATGGAGTAAAGGTTCTGAAACAAATACCGGTATATAGTAGCTGATTCTGGATGTTGTCCCAAAGATCAGAGTGATACTATACTATGTGTAGTACATTATTATAACGTTGAGGTTTTTTGTCTCATTGCACAGTATCGGCATCACGTGAGAGTAGTGTGTTTATTGTTCTTTCCTAATTGTAAATACATAAAATCGGTGCTGCTGCGACGGTGCTGTAGTTCAACTTTGGCGCTGCAGCGCCACCGTGCGGCCATCTCGAGTACTGTTCCATAAGAGGCGAGGCAGGCCAGGTCAATACGGTGACCTTGATGCCCACCGCCgtgtattatatatatatatatataaaagatcACACATGAAAAGTATTTAACAACTTaagtacttttttttaaaggactgattttattcaaagattttaaatgagagaaaatgGCAGTAGAGATGCAATAAGACTTGtctaataatttaaaaaagagttAACATATGCAGAGAAACTAAGTTCAGTCAACACACGGGATTGGTCATGGAATGCTGAACGTCCCCAAACGCTCTATACCAATGGGATACTCGACTCAAGGCATGACTTTGGAATACATGcttaaaagtgattaaaatcTGAGCAAATCTGGGGATTCCAGAGATGGATTAGATAGCGACTGGTTATCCTGGAAAGATTGATCCACTCCGCCTCTGCTTCAGAGTCACAAGCGCTTTTCACACAACAATCCAGGAGCTTACAAACAGTGTAAGAACGTCCAAGTAATAATGTCATAGGAGTGGACATCTAACAAAGTAAATGCACAAAGTTGTTATATTGAACTAATAAAATATCATTGGGTTACACACTAGATAGATGGGCTCCAtataaatgtgcatgtttaATAATGGCGCTGCAGAAAAAGAAGCCTACCTGACAAAATGAATTCAAACATAGTTCACCATTTTCAATTGAATTAGCATATAGACAGATTTGAAAGTGCATTCTTCTCGCTTTAAATATTTTGCATTCGTAGCCACTCACTATTCCCACAACTGCATTCTCCAACTCGTGGGAATGGAGGAACTCCCGTCCTGGTCGCGACCGAGCATCAGACAGAAACATTTCAATCCATCACCAGCGTTAATCAGTGCTAAACTGGTCACTACTCACTATTACTGTCTTTGTTGCATCAGCTGAGGTGACTGACAACAGAAAGGGCAGCAAATATACATAATAAAGGAGAGTGCATGTGAAAATGACACCGGCATAGTAAGAAAGAAATATAAAGACAATGAAAGGCAGACAATTGTATAAGGATTTACCTAACACACCATGATGCACAGCATGTGAGACAATGActctttccccttcttctctgGTTGCAGAGGACGCACACACTCCTGACTGTGTGTGCTCAATGTGATGAGCATTGGGTTAATTCGAAGGCCTCCGGATGATAAGAATGGGATGGATTTGGGAAGTCAGCCCTCAAGAGGACTTGTGGTCAAACATGTAGTAGCGACACATGATGCCAACAATGGTGGCGACGAGGGCGGGTATCAACCACGTtgtccaggagctgcaggggaaACCACAAGTTACACCGCCTGAGTCACAAATAGTGCAACAATTAACAGGGCGTTAGCAACAGAACGCGCTTTAGCTGAACCCACCTGGTCTCTTTTGGATCTGTTTGGACTTCCTTCTGTAGCCAAAACCAAAATGGAGCACACATTAGGTTCAGTTAATGAGTGAAGATGGAGGAATGAGCAACAAACCAGTCGCCTGTGCAGCGACTGTGGGTTTACCTTAGCAGGGTCCTTTCTTCTGTCATCCTGcagatatataaaaaaaactatttgGTCAAATGTGTGATTTTGGCCATCTCAAGTTAACATTCAAAGCTGCTGTAATACTATATTGGGGTCATCTTGGTGGCACCGACCACCTTTGTGACACCAAATGTAATCATCAACCTGACATTTGAGATAACCCTGAATCATttgtagaaaaataaacagagaaaatgcTGGGTAAAGTGTTGTGTGCTGGGGGAGAGGGCAGGCGTACGAGCTGCTGCAGATTAAAGCTGCCATGAACTTTGTTACGTTTCATTTTACAACAGGACCTGTTGCCTCGTGCAAACTACTAACGAGTGTCATCCTCACGACAACCGCCCTGAAACAAATGAACAAGCCAAGTttgctaaaataaataaataacaatcaCTACATGACACcatcttgtgactccaaacaaacGGCAGCTTTTTTTCTTGGAAAATATCTGGTGACAGTCTAATTAGCACGACACGTGCTGATGCTCTGGGGTTTCACGCAGACTACAGAGGGGACTGTGGCTGTAAATCCTGTGTGGAGTCATTCTTACCATGTGGACCTCCCCAATCAGGTACTGCTGGAGCATCTCCCTGGCATCTGTGGAATGACCCACATCCTCGAAGCTCTCTGTGGCGTCTCCGCCTGCCTGCTCCAGCAAAACCTCCTCGCCTCCTGGATGCTGAAGGCACAGAGAACTTTAGAACACCAGCTGATATTCACAATCGGCAGGGtgcagcctgaacacacacattccgCCATTAAACAGCAGGAGGAATTACTGGGAATACGTTGTAGGCACACCATATAATTCCAGTTTTGGAAGTAAACTAAAGTACATCACTCCCTAAAATCAATTGGTAGACTGTATAAACGTTAAATTTTATTCTGAATGTCTAACTGGAGCCAAGTACTAGAAAGTCCGACTGTCTAGGATATGAACACCGTAAACACACACGAGTAGTCGAAAGGTGAACAATCGGCCATTCATTCCACGGCGTTATGCAAGCACACATTTGAGGCAAAGACAAGAAATAATATAGGTGTAACAACACCCCATTTATTTCTTACCTCTTCGAGAAAACGTGTGATGTCATACACCTTGTCGTGAATGACGAGCCATGTATCGTTGCTCATATTATGCGCTCCTATTTCTTCTAAAGTGAAATATTTCACATCACCTTCCACTGGTCCACCATTTTCTCCAACATTGGTTTCGACAGCCCCCGTGCAGGCGTCGGACACGATTTCGTTCATTGTTCCCACACTTTCTTACGTTAATGCCAGTAATTGTAGTAGCTGATAACCACCGATTTGCAAATGCTAGCTCCTGCTAGCCAACTAGAATATTAACGCAACGCTAGCTAACGAGTCACGCTTGAATCGGTTTTCTCCTTCCTGGGGGACGTTTTCCAAAAAGCTCCAAAGGTCGCGGTTGAAAGTTGAATAACAGTGTTACCACGGAATTTGTATAGGCATAAAGCTAAATGCTTTATCGACAACGCATGTTACGTATCCTGTCGGCAGGCGTGTGAaactgaccaatcacagcacGCCGACCCGaggtcagccaatcagaaacgCCCGATTGGTCGCCAGACAAGGACATTTGCAAAACTGTCAAGTATGCGCCGTCATTGCGCAATGCAAACGCAAAAAAATAATACGCATTGTGATATTCCTCAACACAGCCATAGCACTAAAACAGTGTGGTTATACCATATACACACCTATAAGTATACACGCAGTCTAAAGCAAGGATGGTGGGATGGTAACCTACAGGAATAGCGGGTGGACCTCTATGTATACTGATAGGGGACCCATGAAGCACATGCATGGCACTGATAATCTCTGTTTGTTGATGACTGCGTAGATATTATTGCATGCCATTAATACCTGAGAAAACATTGTTTGTGAAAACATTTTATAGTAAACACTGTTTACCATTTTACTCTTTGTAAAGACAATTCAATGGGTTGTCCTGCATTCCAAGCAATCATTTCTTATTCAGAATACGAAATTAACTAACACAAAACTATATTCTAAATAGGTCACTATGCTTTGATAGAACGTTATCATTCAACTTCAGATTTCAACAAGCTGTTGGGAAATAGAAGTTTGGTGATGGTCTGTTTAAATTCACAAGATATGAAAGCGAACGTTGTTAATTGTATCAAtgcaaatgttcttttttaaataaagatttccGCATGCGCACCCCAATGTCAACTAaggtttttaaataaagtttttgcaTTTCCTTGTCCCTGGGAATTGTGGGATTGCAATGGCGGCTCCCTTGTCTGTAAACAACGTTTTCTTTTCGAAAGCGCCAGTTTAGCTATTTTACAGCCGCTAATATCTACCTGCACTTCATTTGACATAATCTCTTAAATTTGTTTCGAAGGTGTTTGCTGCTTATTCATAGAAAACGAGGGAGTCTTATTTGCCCAAAGGTGGTGTGATTTGGGGCAAATCGGGGAATCGCCGCCGTCTTGCTAGCAGCGAACAGCCCTGAAAACGTACGTAAGTTATTAGCTCTTTTAATGTACTGCGATTTGTACCATCTCCTTTGAATACATATTTGATAATGTACATTTAGAACTGTTGATGGTGAGATGGATTTGGGCCTTGACAGAAGGGGCAATTGGTGAGACGATGCCGTGTGATCCGTGTTTTTTGGCTTGTTTCCGAGCAGCTCCTgaagatcattttaaatatagAGTTTGTTTTCCATGGAAACTTCGCCAGTAATGTCTTATTCAACGATGGAATGTAAATCCATGTTAAATGTTAAGCCAATTTTATCAGGATCACCGCAGGAGTACGTGGCTCTGTTGTAGCGTTGGTGGATGAGTAACCACCAAATATAAGGAATACAGAACTATAGTTCCTCTAATGTTTTAATAATGATTACTTCACACGTCGGTTGTTGTTTTATAGGAATATAGTTTTTCAGTTAACTACAGATGTCACAATTTACGGATAATTATTTGATGACCAATTGTCGTCAATTGAAACTGAATTGTCACCTAATTATTGTGGTTTGTAACTTTAATGGCATCTTAACGTCCCTTTAGAACGGTTCAATTTTAATTAATCAGTAAACAAACGCATCACGTTTATCTGTCTGAAATTTAGGGGAAATAATGTCAATGTATGTCCCTACCCTTCTTTTTACACAAAACATTTGATAGTTACTAGTTTATTACATGTGATAAATttagttttaatatttattggAATTTCCAaagatttcttttatttcaggtTTTGCGCCCCTGTTTACTGAGTTACATTAAAAAGCACTCTTTTATTAAACATCTGGCAATGAAATAGCCCTTCAGTAAAATTTAATTTTggagtgatttaaaaaaaatgtgtcctTAGTCCTTATATTGAGTGGATTGTAGTGCAACACCTtcacacattttacatttatcaCTCCTGTCTCACAGATGATGGACGATGACGTGTCCATGCATAGACTCGAGGGAGAGGACCCAActgctcaaattggtggacTGATAGTAAAGAAGAAgagtgctgctgcagagccgcaCGTGTTTCGTGCACCCACCCCACGTACCTCCTTACTGGGTTTGGATTTGCTGGCTGCCCAAAAAAGGAGGGAGCGTGAGGAACAGGCTGATAACGAGAGGAATAGCAAGAAATCAAAGGTTTCTTCCTACAAGGAATGGGAGGAAGCTAAAAGTGATTCTGggtctgatgaagaagaggatgaaaaggACAAACATGCTAAGAAAGAGAGGTAGTTGTCAGTCGCTCATACAGAATGATATTTATTCCAATGTTTAGATTTACCTTTACACACACGGATCTTCCTGTAAAACCTTTCTTTGATTATAAATAATTAAGAGAAACATATGACACAAAAATGATAATTATAGTAGCATCGCAATTATTTTCATGATCtaaatatttattcataacTGTTTCACctaaaggaaaaaacaatctTCATGACTGAGCCAAATTTTCTGATTGTGATCTAATCGTagttctgctgcagctactCGTATCTTAACGTTTTCTATTGCTCTTGGTTTGCAGGAAGTATCGTGTGACGGGCTCCGAAACGCCCTCAAACCCCGGAGGGGTCAGTGAAGAGTTCCGTCGCAgacaccagcagagggagaaggacCGACGTGAGCACGGCGTCTACGCCTCCTCCAAGGAGGAGCGGAACCGggaaaaagacagagaaaagaacAGAGA is drawn from Takifugu flavidus isolate HTHZ2018 chromosome 2, ASM371156v2, whole genome shotgun sequence and contains these coding sequences:
- the LOC130521603 gene encoding cytochrome b5, yielding MNEIVSDACTGAVETNVGENGGPVEGDVKYFTLEEIGAHNMSNDTWLVIHDKVYDITRFLEEHPGGEEVLLEQAGGDATESFEDVGHSTDAREMLQQYLIGEVHMDDRRKDPAKKEVQTDPKETSSWTTWLIPALVATIVGIMCRYYMFDHKSS